The Pseudomonas pergaminensis nucleotide sequence CCCCTTCACGTAGTCGGCGGTGTTGCCGAACAGTTTCGGGTCCAGTGGCTCGAACATGTCCTCGTCGCAGCCACGGGACAGTTCCGGCGATTCCACTTCCACCAGGTCCCAGGACACGCTCTTGGTGTCGACCATGGCTTTGACCTTGGCCATTTCACCGTTGTACTCACCGGCGACGATCTTGCCGTTGCCCGCGCTTTCCCACGGTGCATAGAAGGCCTTGACCTGGGCCGCCTTGTTCGCGCCACCAAAGGACACGACCGTCAGGTCCGGGCCTGCCATGGCCTGTGTCGCACCCATCAAGCTCAATGCCAAAACGGAATACTTCAAGGAACTCAACATTGTTGTTCTCTCCACGTGCAGGGTTGGTGAAGCCAGGGGGCGATCAATTCGCCTCTAGAAGTGGGTCGAGTGCGCGAACGTGCTCGACTTGCCAGCCAATCGGTACCACGTCGCCGACCGCCAGGGCTGGGTCCAGCTCGGCAATCGGTTGTTTCACAAAAAAATCGGTCTTGCCGCAGACTTCCAGGCGCACGCGCACGTGGTCGCCCAGGTAGATGAATTCCGCCACCCGCCCAGAGAAGCGGTTGACGCAGCTTTCGCTGGAGCCATTGAGGCTGACACGCTCCGGGCGCACCGACAGGGTCACCGGGCCGCCGACCTGGCCGACATTCACCGCCAGCGCCTCGACCTTCTCGCCCCGCGCCAGCTCCACCACGCAGCGCTCGCCGGTGTGGCTGTGCAGGCGGCCATTGAGGCGGTTGTTCTCGCCGATGAAGTTGGCGACAAAGGTGTTCTTCGGTTCTTCATACAAGGTGCGCGGCGCAGCGATCTGCTGGATCTCGCCCTGATGGAACACCGCCACCCGGTCTGACATGGTCAAGGCTTCGCCCTGGTCGTGAGTCACGTACACCACGGTCACGCCCAGGCGCTGGTGCAGGTGCTTGATCTCCATCTGCATGTGTTCGCGCAGTTGCTTGTCCAGGGCGCCGAGGGGTTCGTCCATCAGCACCAGCTGCGGTTCAAACACCAGCGCCCGAGCCAAGGCCACGCGCTGTTGCTGGCCGCCGGAGAGTTGTGCCGGGTAACGCTGGGCAAAAGCGTCGAGCTGGACCATGCTGAGCACGCGTTTGACCCGCTCACTGATATCGGTCTTGCTCAGGCCACGCACTGACAGCGGGAACGCGAGGTTCTCGGCGACGGTCATGTGCGGGAACAGCGCGTAGTTCTGGAACACCATGCCGATGTCGCGCTTATGCGGTGGCACGTTGTTAATGGAACGCCCGGCCAGCTGGATTTCGCCAGCCGTCGGCGTCTCAAA carries:
- a CDS encoding ABC transporter ATP-binding protein; amino-acid sequence: MSEVDSNDVLVSFRGVQKSYDGENLIVKDLNLEIRKGEFLTLLGPSGSGKTTSLMMLAGFETPTAGEIQLAGRSINNVPPHKRDIGMVFQNYALFPHMTVAENLAFPLSVRGLSKTDISERVKRVLSMVQLDAFAQRYPAQLSGGQQQRVALARALVFEPQLVLMDEPLGALDKQLREHMQMEIKHLHQRLGVTVVYVTHDQGEALTMSDRVAVFHQGEIQQIAAPRTLYEEPKNTFVANFIGENNRLNGRLHSHTGERCVVELARGEKVEALAVNVGQVGGPVTLSVRPERVSLNGSSESCVNRFSGRVAEFIYLGDHVRVRLEVCGKTDFFVKQPIAELDPALAVGDVVPIGWQVEHVRALDPLLEAN